One region of Chryseobacterium sp. SORGH_AS_0447 genomic DNA includes:
- a CDS encoding acyl carrier protein codes for MSDIASRVKAIIADKLDVEETEVTPEASFTNDLGADSLDTVELIMEFEKEFNIQIPDDQAEKITTVGHAIAYIEEVVNK; via the coding sequence ATGTCAGACATTGCATCAAGAGTAAAAGCTATCATCGCTGATAAGCTTGACGTTGAAGAAACAGAAGTAACTCCAGAGGCTAGCTTCACAAACGATTTAGGAGCAGACTCATTGGATACAGTAGAACTTATCATGGAATTTGAAAAAGAATTCAACATTCAGATCCCTGATGACCAAGCTGAAAAAATTACTACTGTAGGTCACGCTATCGCTTATATCGAAGAAGTAGTAAATAAATAA